The genome window AAAAACGCCACAGGCCGGGGAACTCCTCCGCCGTCATCCCGGCGCCGCAACCCCGCGTCATCTCGGCGACAAGCCGTCAGGCTTGGCGGTAAGAGATCCCGGGGTCCCCGAAAAATCGCAGATTTTTTGGGGTGGTCTACGGGGGCACCGACGGCCAAAGGCCGTTGGGGGGGGCCGTATCGCGGGGAAGAGGAGCTTTCATAGAAGGGGCGCACGGCGGAGAAGGAGAATGGATCGTCATCCCGGCGGAAATGGCAACAGATCAAACGCGCAGCGTTTGGCCATTTCCGGGAAGGGACCGGGGTCCCCGGCGAAAAAGGTTTCGCCGGGGTGTAATTCGGGCGGGACCCGTTTGCCCGTTCATTGCTCCGGCAGAGCCGGAGAGGGCAAACGGGGAGGACCCGGCCATAGCAGTGACGGGAAGAGCATTCGGAGCTGGGTCAAAGAGTCTTTTGTGTTCCCGTCGATCCTATGAACGGCCGGGAAACTGTGTGTATTCAACAGGCACGCCCAGCTCTCCGAATTCCCACTCTTCGGACAGATCTTTCAAGTCGGGGTTTTCGGCTTTTATCAATCGCAGCTTGTCGCTGCGCCTGTATTTTTTCAATCGCTTTTCCCAGAGTATGGCTTCGTTGTTGTCCTGTATCTCTTTGAAATACACCAGCCTGGTCACCTTGTGCTTTTTGGTGAAGCCTTTGGTCAGACCGCTTTTGTGCTCATACATGCGTCGAAGCAAATCGTTGGTCACTCCGATATAAAACACGGTATTTACTTTGTTGGCAGTTATATAGACGAACATATTCGGGGTCCTTTGTCTGGCTAAGCTATTCTTTTGACTGTTTATCGGGACTATTGTTTCACGTCTTGCTTCGGCCTGTCGTCTGTACTTTTTGCCGGGTCCTCCCCATTTGCCCTCTCTGCCGTTGGCAGAGCAAGGAACGGGCAAACGGGTCCCGCCCGAGGTCCCTTCCCCCAAATCGCGTAATGCTGACGCATTACACATATTGCGATTTGGGCCGGGATGACGAGAGCTTTTTCCTCTCCAAACGCAAAAAAAATGCCGTTCGCGGCGGCGCGAACGGCGGGGTCCCCGAAAAATCGCAGATTTTTGGGGGTCAAAAGCGGCGCAGGCGTCATTTCAGATCCATGCCCTTCCGTATCAGGTCCTGCTTCCGCAGCTCAAAGAAGGTGTAGGGGTCCACTATCTCTATGTCGTAGCCGGGGCACAGCTTTTTTACCTCGTCCAGCCTGTCGATCACCGGGCCGGGGGCCTCCCACACGATCCTCAGGTAGTAAAAGGCCGCTTCGCCGGGCTTGCCCTTTTTGATGAGGGAAGCTATACCGGCGGCGTCCGACACGTTGCTGAGGTCCGTGATGGGCATGCCCTTCCACACCTGGGGCTCGGGATTCCGGGCGCCGGTGCCGTGCCAGTCCCCCACCAGAGCGCCGTAGCCCCGGGGAGAGAATCTGGCAAAGGCGTCCTTTACCAGGTCCGTGGCGGTCATCACGTCCAGCACCATGGGGGAGATGTCCATGTCCAGAGCCTTGTAATACCGTTGGTTGTGCCTGATAAAGAGAGGCATGTTCTCCGGCAGCACCCGGGTGGGGTTGAAGTAGCCGGCGCAGGTGGCGTCCGCCACGAAATAATCATTCTTGGTGGCGGTCTCATAGTAGTAGCTGATGACGTCGGGATAGGTGTTGATGAGATTGGGATTGATGCCCCAGCTGAGAGGCACCTCGCCCCGGCGGGGGTCCTGCCAGTATTTGGGCAGGAATACGTAGAGAGGCGTGGCGCTGTCATAGTCCGCCATCAGCACGCACAGATACACCTTTTCCTCCAGCTGGGCCTTTGGCCGCTTGTCCGCCTTTTGCTGCAGGTCTGTGAAAGTGAACTTGCTGTGAAAGGACTTGTTGTAGCAATTATGGTCCGCCGTATTCTGATAGCAGTTGTAGGGAGTGATGAGATACACGGTCTCCCACTCCGTGCCTACCGGGTGCTTGCTGCCGTAGCCCGCGTTGGAATATTTTGCAAAGTCAAAGAAGCCCGCCACCTCGGTCATCTGTTTGCCGTTGGTCTGCCGGGCCTGGGCCGCCAGCATCAGCCGGTAGGTCTCCAGATCCGTGCCCAAAGGCTGGTCCGGGTCGTCCCCGGGGGCCTCGTCGCCCCAGGGAGACAGGTCATAGACAAAGCCCCTGTTCATCACGTCCCAGTCCCGGACGCAGACCCAGGACATGACGCCGCCGCTGCGCTGGTTCCAGGCGTCTGTGTTGAGGAAGATGAAGTCCCGGGAGCACTTGCCCTTGTCCAGATACTCTCTGATTGCCCAGCGGTAGGCGTCGTTTTTGGCGGAACCCGTCTCCGAGCCGTCAAACTTGCCCCGCAGATCCCGCTTGACCTTCAGCTTCCACTTCGGGAGATACTGCTCGGCAAATTCGGGGCTCAGGACTACCAGGTCCTCCACGCCAGCAATGGTGGTGGCCACGTTCACCGTGGCGGGCACCGCGGGATCCCATATGACGGCTCCCTTTATCTTCTTGCCGGCCCGCAGGACCAGCTCGGTGAGAGGGTCCTTGCCCCCTTGCGCAGGCGTCAGGTCCACCCATTCGGCGCCGGAGAGCCAGCGCCCGTCTTCGGTCATGATCTGCTGCCACACGTCGGCATTTTTGTCGTTCCGGGCAGTCACCCACAGGACAGGCTTGTCCCGGTTGACGATGCCCTGCACGCAGGCCACCGCCAGAGCCTCGTCGTAGGCCCGCTGAGTCCCGTCGTCATTGAGGGTGTAGCGGTATATCACCTGAGGCGCAGCAGCCCACAGGGGCGCCGCCGCCAGGAGCAGAAGGGCAATGATGATGTGTTTCATGTCGTTTCCTCATTTAGATGGTTCATCTACAGTATAGCACACACAGGGAAAAACCGCCACAGACCGGGGAACTCCTCCGCCGTCATCCCGGCGCCGGGATGACGAGAGCTTTTTCTCTCCAAACGCAAAAAAAAAGCCGTTCGCGGCGGCGCGAACGGCGGGGTCCCCGAAAAATCGCAGATTTTTGGGGGACAAAAGCGGCGCAGGCGTCATTTCAGATCCATACCCTTATTCTTCAGGTCCTGCTTCCGCAGCTCAAAGAAGGTGTAGGGGTCCACTATCTCTATGTCATAGCCGGGGCACAGCTTTTTTACCTCGTCCATCCGTTCTATCACCTGCCAGGGCCAGTTCCACACGATCCTCAGATAGAAAAAGGAGGGCTGTCCGGGCTTGAAGTATTTGATCATGCCGGCTATGGAGGCAGCGTCTCCCGTGTTGGATAGGTCGGTGATGGGCATGCCCTTCCAGATCTGCGCCTGAGGGTTGCGGGCGTCGGTGCCGTGCCATTGGCCGTCCACCATGGCGCCGTAGCCCCGGGGGGAGAATTTGGCGAAGGCGTCCTTCACCATAGGCGAAGGCTCCTCCACGTCCAGCACCATGGGCGAGATGTCCATATCCAGAGCCTTGTAATACTTTTGGTTGTGCCTGACGAAAAGGGGCATGTTCTCCGGCAGGATACGGCTGGGGTTGAAGTAGCCCGCGCAGGTGGCGTCCGCCACGAAATAGTCGTTCTCGGTGGCGGTCTCATAGTAGTAGCTGATGACGTCGGGATAGGTGTCGATGAGGTTGGGATCGATGCCCCAGCTGAGAGGGATCTCCCCTCTGCGCTCGTCGGACCAATAGTCCGGCAGGAACTGATACAGAGGCACGGCGCTGTCATAATCAGCCATGAGGATGCACACGTAGGTCTTGTTTTCCAGCTGCGCCCTGGGACGCTTGTTTATCCGCTGCTTCAGATTTTTGAACTTGAATTTGCTGTGGAAAGACTTGTTGTAGCAGGCCCCGTCCGCCGTGTTCTGATACACGTTGTAAGGAGTGACGAGGAACACGGTCTCCCACTCGGTGGCCACGGGATTGAAGGAATTGAGATTCTTGTAATCGCTGTATTTTTCAAAGCAGAAAAAGCCCGCCAGCTCGGTCATCTGCCTGCCCTTTGTCTGCCGGTCAAGGGCCTCCAGCATCAGCTTGTAGGTGGCGAGATCGGTGCCCAGAGGCTGGTCAGGGTCGTCCCCGGGAGCCTCGGTGCCCCAGGGCGACAGGTCAAAGACGAAGCCCCGGTTGGCGATGGCCCAGTCCCGGGTGAGCACGTAGGTGAGGTCGCCCTTTTCCCTGGTGCCCCAGGCGTCGGTGTTGAGGAACAAAAAGTCTTTGGAGCACTTGCCCTTGTCCAGATACTCTCTGATGACCCAGCGGTACACGTCGTTTTTGGCAGAGCCCGTCTCGGAGCCGTCAAACCGGCCCCGCAGGTCGTGCTTTACCTCCAGCTTCCAGCTGCCCAGATACTTCCGGGCAAAATCGGGGCTCAGGACCACCAGATCCTCGGCACCGGCTATGGTAAAGGCCGCGTTGAAGGTGGCGGGCACTTCGGGGTCCCATATGACGGCGCCCTTTATCCGGTCCCCCGCCCACTTGACCAGCACGTCCAGAGCGTCCACGGTCTCCTCGTCAACGATACGGGGAGGCGTGGGCAGGCCCTTCATCCTCTGTCCGGTCTCCCGGTAGATCTTTTCGTATTTTGCCTCCAGGCGTTTGAGCAGGGCGTTGTATTCCTCCATAGCCTCCCTGTTGGGCAGGCTGCGGATGTCCACCCACTTTTTGCCGAAGAGCCAGCGGCCCTTCTCTGTCATCTTCTCCCGCCACACGTCGGCGTGCCGGTCTCTCTTGCCGTCCACCCACAGCACAGGCTTGTCCCGGTTGACGATGCCCTGCACGCAGGCCACCAGAGCGGCCTCGTCGTAAGAACGGGGGGTCGAGTCGTCGTCCAGAGTGTAGCGGTAAAT of Abditibacteriota bacterium contains these proteins:
- a CDS encoding GIY-YIG nuclease family protein, which translates into the protein MFVYITANKVNTVFYIGVTNDLLRRMYEHKSGLTKGFTKKHKVTRLVYFKEIQDNNEAILWEKRLKKYRRSDKLRLIKAENPDLKDLSEEWEFGELGVPVEYTQFPGRS